ACGATTCCGGTGAACACTCAGTGCTCCTTGGGGGCGGTGGGGACGGCTTCGGGGACTGCGGTGACGCGGATGTCGGTGCCGATGCGGGTCGTGTCGGTGATGCGGAGACGGAGCGCGTCGGTGAGGGTGGCGACGCCGGCGTCGGCGAGGGCGTTCGGGCCAGCTCCGAGCAGGACGGGGGCGAGGTAGCCGACGACCTTGTCCACGGCGCCCGCGGCGACGAAGGCGCCGGCCAGGGTCGGGCCGCCTTCGAGGAGTACGGAGCGGGTTCCGCGCCGGTACAGCTCCGCGAGCAGCGACTCGACGGAGAGTCCGCGCGCGTCGCCGGGGAGGCGGACGACGTCGACTCCGGGCAGGTGCCGGGTGTCGGCGTCCTCGCCGACGGCGAGGAGGGTCGGCGCGGCGTCGTCCAGGACGCGGGCGCCGGGCCGGATGCGGGCGTGGGTGTCCAGGACGACCCGCAGCGGCCGGCCCGCGAGGGCCCGCGCCGCGGGTCCGCGCACGGCGAGGTGCGGGTCGTCGGCGCGCAGGGTGCCGGCGCCGACGACGACGGCGTCGACCTCGGCGCGCAGCCGGTGGACGTCGGCGCGGGACTCGGCGGAGCTGATCCAGCGGCTGGTGCCGTCGGCGGCGGCGACGCGGCCGTCGAGGGTGGCGGCGTACTTCCACAGGACGTGGGGCCGACCCAGGCGTACGGAGGTCAGCCAGGCGGCGTTGCCGTCCTCGGCCTCGTCGGCGAGGAGGCCGGCCTCGGCGGTGATCCCGGCCTCGCGCAGGGTGGCGGAGCCGCCGCCGGCCTGCGGGGTCGGGTCGGGGACGGCGTAGAGGACGCGGGTGACGCCGGCGTCGACGAGGGCCTGCGCGCAGGGGCCGGTGCGGCCGGTGTGGTTGCAGGGTTCGAGGGTGACGTAGGCGGTGCCGCCGCGGGCCGCGGCTCCGGCCGCGCGCAGGGCGTGGACCTCGGCGTGCGGGCCGCCGGCGCGTTCGTGCCAGCCTTCGCCGACGACGGAGCCGGTGGCGTCCGTGACGACGCAGCCGACGACGGGGTTGGGGCTGGTGGAGCCGAGTCCGCGGGCCGCGAGTTCGATGGCTCGGCGCATGGCGGTTTCGTCACGTACGGCGTGCGCATCACCTGCGGATGCGTCGTCGTGGTGTGGATCGACGTGGGGCGCCACCGGGTCTCCTGCCTCAATCGGGCACGGACTCCGGGGCCTGTCGGGATACGACAGATGAAGCGGGTGGCACACGCGGGGACGCCGAGGCCGGATGAACGGTCCCTTCGAGACGCATCCGCTGGATACGCCGATGGACCGCCGACGGCGGCGTACCGGTGACTCGCCCGCCGCGCACTGCCTCCCATCCGGACTTTAACCGTCGGTCCAGGAATTTCACCTGGTCAACCGGCCGCTGGCTGCGGACGGGTCGCGGACTATAACCGCCGGTTCGGAATTACACCGACCCCGGAGTGCGCTGCTACTGGTACTCAGGCCAGTGTGCCACGGGTGATCGGCGGCCATGCGGGTGAGCGCGTGTGGCCTGGATCACAAACCGGCCATTCTTGAGCGTCGCTGTCGCGCCGGCCGCGCACGGCCGGCGCGGGGCGCGCACTTCCCACCGAGCGTTGGTCCAGACCTATTGACGGGTTGGTCTAGTCCTCTTAACGTTCCCTTCATCTTCCCAGGGAGCCGGCCCGTCGGATGTGCGCACGTCGCGGGCCAACCAGCGTCACCCTTCCGCATGTTGATGCACGTCGTGTCCTGCCATCCTCCCCTCCCCAGGAGGCACCATGCCGTCCCCCACACGTACGAGAGCGATGCTCCTGGCATCCGGCGCCGCAATCGCCGGACTGCTGGTCGGCGGGCTCTCGGCCGGCGTCTCACACGCCGCCGACAACGAAACATGTCGCCCCGACGGGCTGTACAAGACGGCCGGCGTCGACGTCCCGTACTGCTCGGTCTACGACTCCGAGGGCCGCGAGAAGATGGGCGCGGACCACCAGCGCCGCGTCATCGGCTACTTCACCGGATGGCGCACCGGCAAGGACGGCACCCCCGCCTACCTCGCCAACAACATCCCGTGGTCGAAGGTCACCCACCTGAACTACGCCTTCGCCCACGTCGGCGGGGACAACAAGATCTCCGTGGGCGCGGACAACGCGAACAACGCGGCCACCGGGATGACCTGGCCGGGTGTCGCGGGCGCCGAGATGGATCCGGCCCTCCCCTACAAGGGCCACTTCAACCAGCTGACGAAGTTCAAGAAGCAGTACCCGAACGTGAAGACCCTGATCTCGGTGGGCGGTTGGGCCGAGACCGGCGGCTACTTCGGCGACGACGGCAACCGGGTCGCCTCCGGCGGCTTCTACTCGATGGCCACCAACGCCGACGGCTCGGTCAACCAGGCCGGCATCGACACCTTCGCGAACTCCTCCGTCGAGTTCATCCGCAAGTACGGGTTCAACGGCGTCGACATCGACTACGAGTACCCGACCACCATGAAGGACGCGGGCAACCCGCTGGACTGGCAGCTCTCCAACGCCCGCCGGGCCGGGCTGGTCAAGGGCTACGCGGCCCTCATGAAGTCGCTGCGCGAGAAGCTCGACCGCGCGGGCGCCACCGACGGCAGGCACTACCTGCTCACCGTCGCCGCCCCCTCCTCCGGCTACCTGCTGCGGGGCATGGAGACGTTCCAGATGCAGAAGTACCTGGACTACGTCAACATCATGTCCTACGACCTGCACGGCGCCTGGAACGAGTACGTCGGCCCCAACGCCTCGCTCTTCGACGACGGCAAGGACGCCGAGCTGGCGGCCGCCAACGTCTACGGAAGCTCCCAGTACGGGGGCGTCGGGTACCTCAACACCGACTGGGCCTACCACTACTTCCGCGGCTCCATGCCGGCGGGCCGCATCAACATCGGCCTGCCGTACTACACCCGCGGCCACAAGAACGTGCAGGGCGGCACCGACGGCCTGTGGGGCAAGGCGTCCGCGACGACCTGCCCGGCCGGCGCCGGTCTGACCAAGTGCGGTGACGGCGCGGTCGGCATCGACAACCTGTGGCACGACAAGGACACCAACGGGGTCGAGTCCCCCGCCGGTTCCAACCCGATGTGGCACGCCAAGAACCTGGAGAAGGGGATCGTCGGCGACTACGTCACCAGGTACGGCTTCCCCGCGAACACCACGCTGACCGGCACCTACGTCCGCAAGTACGACGCCAAGCTGGTCGCGCCGTGGCTGTGGAACGCGCAGAAGAAGGTCTTCCTCTCCACCGAGGACGAGCAGTCGGTGGCGGCCAAGGCCGACTACGTCGTGGACCGCGGCATCGGCGGCACCATGGTCTGGGAGATGGCCGGCGACTACGCCTGGAACGCCGCGAAGGGCCAGTACGAGATGGGCGACACGCTCACCTCGCTGATGTACGACAAGTTCAAGGCGGCCTCCCCGTACGGCGCGAGCAAGTCCAACACCGCGCTGCCGAAGAAGGCCGTGGACGTGGCGACGGAGTTCACCGAGTTCAAGCTCGGCGACTCCAACTACCCGATCACCCCGAAGATCAAGATCACCAACAACACCCGGACCACGCTGCCGGGCGGCACCGAGTTCCAGTTCGACTACGCGACCTCGGCTCCGAACAACGCCTCGGACCAGTCCGGGTTCGGCACGAAGGTGATCAGCAGCGACCACACCGGCAGCAACGTCGGTGGTCTGAAGGGCGACTTCCACCGGGTCTCGCTGAAGCTCCCGGCCTGGCAGACGCTGGCCCCGGGCGCCTCGGTCGACCTGGCGTTCAACTACTACCTGCCGGTCTCCACGCCCTCCAACTGGACGGTGAACATCTCCGGCACGACCTACGCCCTCGCCGGCGACCTGGCGCGCGGCACCACGGTGGTGGAGCCGGGCACCACGACCCCGCCCACCACGCCGCCCACCACCCCGCCGACCACTCCCCCCACCACCCCGCCGACGACTCCCCCGACGACGCCTCCGGGCGGCACGTGCACCAACCCGGCGTACGTCGCGGGTCAGGTCTACAACAGCGGCAACGTGGTCTCGCACAAGGGCCGCAACTGGAAGGCCGGTTGGTGGACGCAGAACGAGGAGCCCGGCACCACCGGTGACTGGGGCGTCTGGAAGGACCAGGGCGCGTGCTGACCCCCGGTCTGCCCGCTTGACCCGACGAGTGTGAGGACCCGGTGGCCCGGCGGCCACCGGGTCCTCGCGCGTCCGCTCGTAGTCTGGTTCCGTGATCACGGACAACGCCGCGACCGGAGCGGACTTCGAGGAACACCGGCCACGGATGTTCGGCATCGCCTACCGCATGCTGGGCTCCGCCCACGAGGCCGAGGACGTCGTACAGGACGCCTGGTTGCGGTGGAACGGCGCCGACCGCGACCCGATCGCGCCCCCGGGGGCCTGGTTGGCCAAGACGGTCACCCGGCTGTGCCTCAACCGGCTCACCTCCGCGCGCGCCCGCCGCGAGGAGTACGTCGGCCCCTGGCTCCCGGAGCCCGTCCTCACCGGGGACGGGACGCTCGGCCCGCTGGACTCGGCGGAACGGCGGGACGGAGTCTCCATGGCCCCGCTGGTGCTGTTGGAGCGGCTGACGCCGAAGGAACGCGCCGTGTACGTGCTGCGGGAGGCCTTCGGGTACGGACACCGGGAGATCGCCGGGCTGTTGGACGTCACCGAGGTCAACTCCCGACAGCTGCACCGGCGGGCGGCGGAGCGGGTGGACGCCCCCCGGCCGCGGTTCCAACCCGATCCCGGACAGTGGCGGGGGCTGGTGGAGACCTTCATGGCCGCGGCGCGCGACGGGGACCTGGCCCGGCTGGAAAACCTGCTCACCACCGACGTGCGGTACGTGTCGGACGGCGGCGGGGTGGTGGGCGCGGCCCGGCGGCCGATCCTGGGCCGGGAGAACGTGGCCCGTTTCCTGGTGGGCGCGCTGCGCAAGTTCGTCGGCGAGGAGTCGGTCACCTTCGCGGAGGTCAACGGGGCGCCGGCGCTGGTCTTCGGCGAGGTGGCGGTGTTCCTGCCGGAATTCGAGAATGGACTGGTCAGCGGCGCGCGGGTGGTGGTCAACCCGGAGAAGCTGGGGTTCCTGCGACGACAGCTGTCACATTCCGGGGGGCTGTCCGGTCCAGGCTGGTGAACGCACCCTCTCGGGAAGGAAGGGACACCATGAACACGATCGTCGTCACCGGAGGCACCGGAAACCTCGGCTCGTTCGTCGTGACGCGGCTGCTGGCGGCGGGGCACGACGTACGGGTCCTCAGCCGGCACGCGCCCGACCACCCGGTGGACCTGACCGACGGATCCGGCCTGGACGCGGCGCTGCGCGGCGCGGAGGTGGTGGTGCACTGCGCGAGCTCCCCGCGCGGGGGTGACGACGTGGCCGCGGGGAACCTCGTGGAGGCGGCCCGGCGGGCCGGGACGGTGACCAACATCGTCTACGTCTCGATCGTGGGCGTGGACGTGGTGCCGCTCGGCTACTACGTGACCAAGCTGAAGGTGGAGCGGCTGCTGGAGGCCTCGGGGCTGGGCGTGACGATCCTGCGGGCCACCCAGTTCCACGACCTGGTCGCGCAGGTGGTGGGCGCGGCGGCGAAGCTCCCGGTGATGCCGCTGCCGAAGGGGGTCCGGGTACAGCCGATCGCCGTCGAGGAGGTCGCGGACCGGCTGGCGGAACTGGCGGTGCCCGTCCCGGCGGGGCGGGTGGACGACATGGGCGGCCCGGAGATCCGGAGCCTGCCGGACCTGGCGCGCGCGTACCTGAAGGCGACGGGCAGGCGGCGCCGGATCGTCGCGCTGCCGCTCGCGGGCCGGGCGTACGCCGGTTTCCGGCGCGGCGGGAACCTGGCCCCGTCGCACGCGGTGGGCCGGGGCACCTTCGCGGAGTTCCTGGCCCGGCGGTAGCCGTGCGCGTGCGCCGGGCGTGCGGGAGCGGTGCGGGCCGAGCGCGGGCGGGCCGAGCGGGGGCGAGCCCCGGCCGGGTGCATCGGGTGCCGGCGGGCCCGGTGCCGGCGCGTCGGGGCCGGGCGGGGGTGCGGGCGGGCCGGGTGGGGGCGGGCGGATGGGGTCCGGGCGGATGGGGTCCGGCCCGGTGGGGTCCGCCCGGGCGCGCGTGGGGTCAGCCGCCGAAGAGCACGGCCTGCGCCTCCTCGCGGGCGGCCAGTCTGGCTCCCGCCAGTACCGCGGCCCCGCCGAGGACCGTGGCGCGGACCTCCGTCGTGACCGGGGTCAGGGTGCCGAGGCGGGCGGCGACGCGGGCCGCCAGCGCGGGGCCGCCGGCGTGGCCGAGTTCGCCCGCCAGGACCACGCAGCCCGGGTCGAGGACCGCCGCGACGGCCGCCGCCCCGATCGCGAGGCGTTCGGCCAGCGCGTCCAGGAACGCCTCGCCGGCGGCTCCGGCGACCGCCTCCTCCGCCGGTCCCCGGAAGCCGTGTTCGACCGCCAGTGCGGTGACGGCCCGGCGTCCGGCCAGCGCGTGGAAGCCTCCACCGCAGTCGGTGTCGGACGGCAGTGCGGCCGTCCCCGGTACGGGCAGGAAGCCGATCTCCCCCGCCCCGCCGGAGGCCCCCCGGCGCAGCCGCCCGTCCAGGACCACCGCCGCGCCCACACCGGCGCCCAACCACAGCAGGACGAAGGAGTCCACGTCCCGGGCCGCGCCGATCCGCTGTTCGGCGAGGGCGGCGAGGTTGGTCTCGTTCTCCACGACCACCTTGGCCGGCAGCCGTCGCCGGAGGGCCGCCACGAGGTCCCGGTGCCAGGACGGCAGGCGCAGGGTGTCGCCGAGTTGGCCGCTGTCCGGGGAGACCAGCCCGGGAGCGCCGACGACCACGGTGTGCAGGGGGTCCGCGCCGACCTCGCGCGTCAGGGCGGCCAGCCGGTCCACGGCCTCCTCGACGGCGTCGACCGGCAGCGAGACCTCGGCCAGTGGCAGGCCCAGCAGGTCGGTGACGACGGCGGTGGCGCTGTCGGTGCGGACGTCGAGGGCGGCCAGGTGGGCGCGGCGGGCGACGATTCCGTACAGGCGGGCGTTGGGGCCGCGCTTCTGTTCCCCGGACTCCCCCACGACCTCGATCAGGCCGGCTTCGGCGAGTCGTTCCACGAGGTCGGCCACCGAGGGACGCGACAGGCCGGTCAGGTGCTTGAGCTGGGTGGCCGTGAGGGGGCCTTCGGACTGGAGGAGTCCGAGGGCGAGCCGGTCGTTGATGGCTCGGGCCGTGCTCGGCGACGCGGGCGAGGGAGCGGCGGCCGTCAGGGCCTTGGCAGGGGTCACGGCGCCCATCTTAGGGAGTCCCGGGGCATTAACCATCAGGCAGGGTCCCTGATAGTTTGCGTGTCATGACCGGGGAAACCGACCTCAGCCCGGCGCGACTGCGCCATGCCCGCTTCGCCATAGCCGCCGTGTTCTGCGCCCACGGCGCCGTCACCGGCTCCTTCGCCACCCGCATCCCCTGGATTCAGGACCACGCGCAGCTCAGCGCCGGCACCCTGGGGCTCGCGCTCGCCTTCCCCGCCTTGGGCGCGGCGCTCGCGATGCCGCTGGCCGGGCGGATCAACCACCGGTTCGGCGCGCGAGCCGCGCTGCGCGGACTGCTGTCGATGTGGACGCTTTCGCTGATCCTGCCGAGCCTCGCGCCGAACCTCGTGACGCTCTGCCTCGCGCTCTTCGTCTACGGGGCGAGCGCGGGCATGGCCGACGTGGCCATGAACGCGCTCGGCGTGGAGACCGAGAACCGGATGGGCCGCTCGATCATGTCCTCACTGCACGGCATGTGGAGCGTGGGCGCGCTCGTCGGCTCGGCGGCGGGCACGCTCGCGGCCCACACCGGGGCCGACGCCCGCCTGCACCACCTGATCGCCGCGCTCGCGCTGACCGCGGCCGGGTTGATCGCCGTACGGGGCGTACTCGACCTGCGCAGCGCGGAGAACGCGGAGGCGCCGCCGGGCTTCGCCCTGCCCCCGAGGTCGGCGCTGTTGATCGGCGCGATCGGCTTCTGCGCGGTCTTCGCGGAGGGCGCCAGTCTCGACTGGTCCGCCGTGTACCTGCGGGACGTGCTGCACACGGACGCGGGTCTCGCCGCCGCCTCGACCACCGCGTTCGCGCTGACGATGGCCGTCGCGCGGCTCGTCGGGGACCGCGTGGTGGACCGGTTCGGCGCCGTGCGCACCGTCCGTGTGGGCGGCGTGTTGGCCACCCTGGGCGGGGTGTTGGTGGTGACCGTGCGGCATCCGGCGGCGGCCCTCACGGGGTTCGGGTTGATCGGGCTGGGCATCGCGGTCGTGGTCCCGTTGGCGTTCGCGGCGGCGGCGCGCAGCGGTCCGGCGCCCACCCAGGCCATCGCGGGGGTGGCGACGATCACGTACACCTCCGGTCTGATCGCACCGTCGGCGATCGGCGCGGTGGCGGACGCGACCTCGCTCGTGGTCTCCTTCGGTCTGGTCACCCTGCTGGCGTTCGCGCTGGTGGTGGGGGCGGCCGTGCTGCGCCCGAAGCCCGCGGCCGGCAAGGTCGCCGCGACCAACCGGGACGAAACCACTGGAATCCAGCCGTAATATGTCGGCTGGCTCCCGTGGTTCGACACGCGGTGCGGCCCGGATGGTTGACCGGTCGGTGAAACGGGAGTGGTGGAACATGGGCTTCGGCGTGCGCTGGACCCTGCACGGAGACGGGCGGACGCCCGCCCCCGGCGCGGTGGTGCGGCCCGATGAGCGGCTGTCGTGGCCGCGGACCGCCGGGCTCGGCGCCCAACACGTCGTGGCCATGTTCGGGGCGAGTTTCGTGGCGCCGGTCCTGATGGGCCTGGACCCGAACCTGGCCATCATGATGTCGGGCGTCGCGACGATCATCTTCCTGCTCGCGACGCGCGGTCGGGTCCCCTCGTACCTGGGCTGTTCGCTCGCCTTCGTCGGGGTCGCGGCCGCGATCCGGGCGGGCGGCGGGGACAGCGCGGTCGTGACGGGCGCGGTGTTCGTGGTCGGCGTGGCGCTGTTCCTCGCGGGCCTCGCGGTCCAGCGGTTCGGGGCGCGGATCATCCACGCGGCGATGCCGCCGGTGGTGACGGGCGCGGTGGTGATGCTGATCGGCTTCAACCTGGCGCCCGTGACGGCCTCGACGTACTGGCCGCAGGACCAGTGGACGGCGCTGCTCACCATGCTGGTCACCGGACTCGCCGTGGTGTGCCTGCGGGGCTTCTGGTCCCGGATCGCGATCTTCCTGGGCCTGGTCTTCGGGTACGCGCTCTCCTGGATCCTCGACCTGGTCTTCGGCAAGATCCACTCGACCGCGGGCGGGCCGGAGAAGATCGACCACTGGCGGCTCGACCTCTCCGGGGTCTCCGAGGCCGATTGGATCGGGCTGCCGAGCTTCCACGCGCCGGCCTTCGAATGGTCGGCGATCCTCATCGCGTTGCCCGTGGTCATCGCACTGATCGCGGAGAACGCCGGACACATCAAGGCCGTCGGCGAGATGACCGGTGACCCGCTCGACGACAAGCTCGGCACCGCCATCGCGGCCGACGGGGCCGCGTCGATGCTGTCGACGGCGGTGGGCGGCCCGCCCAACACCACCTACTCCGAGAACATCGGCGTCATGGCGGCCACCCGGGTCTACTCGACGGCCGCCTACTGGGCCGCCGCCGGCTTCGCCCTGCTCTTCGGCCTGTGCCCGAAGTTCGGCGCGGTCGTCGCCGCCATCCCCGGCGGGGTGCTGGGCGGCATCACCGTGATCCTCTACGGCATGATCGGCCTGCTCGGCGCCCAGATCTGGATCAGCGGCCGGGTGGACCTGCGCAATCCGCTGAACCTGGTGCCGGCCGCGGCGGGCATCATCATCGGCATCGGCGGCGTCACGCTGAACATCACCGACAGCTTCGAGTTGGGCGGCATCGCGCTCGGCACCGTCGTGGTGATCACCGGCTACCACACGCTGCGGTACTTCGCCCCGGCGCACATGAAGCGGGACGAGCCGCCGCTCGACTCGGGTGCCTCCGACTACGACGGTCCGGAGGGCGGGGACGGGCCCGGGGACAAGCGGGGTTGACGCCGCTTCGCCCGAACCGGCGAAGGGTACGGCCAAGTTCCCCACGCGGCGCGCTCCTGCTGCGACGCTGCCTCCCATGGAAGCGGTGCTCGCGCGGATGCGCGCCCTGGACGAGCGGCTCCCCGCGCAGGACGGTGTGGCCGTCTTCAACCGGGTGTACCTGACGGTGACGCAGACGCTGCACGAACGGCTCGCGCGCGGGGCGTTCCCCGCCCCGCGCAGGGCTCAGGCCCTCAGCGTGTGCTTCGCCGAGCGCTACCTGGCGGCCGTGGAGGCGGAGCGGGCACCGGCCTGCTGGCGTCCGCTCCTCCAATACCGCCGACACCCCGGGATCCGGCCGCTCCAGCACGCGCTGGCGGGCATCAACGCGCACATCGGACACGACCTGGCACTGGCGGTGGTGGCCACCTGCCGTCACCTGGGTTGTGAACCGGCCGCGCTGGAAGGGGACTTCGACCGGGTAGGCGACACCCTGGTCTCCCTGGAGGAGCAGATCCGCGAGGACCTGATGCCGGGCCCCGACCTGCTGGAGATCGCCGACCCGTTGACCCACCTCGTGGGGTCGTGGAGCCTGGAGCGGGCCCGGGCCGGCGCCTGGTCCGCGGCCCGCCTGCTGTGGACGCTGCGGCGCGTCCCCGAACTGGCCGAGGAGTTCACCGACTCCCTGGACGCCGGCGTCGGACTGGTCGGCCGCTGTCTGCTCACCCCGCGCGGCTGAAACCCCCGTGCGGGCGGGAAGGGCCGCCGGCTACGCTCCCCCGGTGAGCAGCTTCGCCACCCATCGCCTGCGGGCCCTCGACCCGACCCGTACGCCTCGGCGGCGGTTCGCCGCACTGCGCACCTGCGTCACGGAGTTCGCCCCGTACGGATTCCGCGCCACCTTCGACCACCTCGCGCGCACCGCGC
This region of Streptomyces sp. NBC_00513 genomic DNA includes:
- a CDS encoding uracil-xanthine permease family protein, translating into MGFGVRWTLHGDGRTPAPGAVVRPDERLSWPRTAGLGAQHVVAMFGASFVAPVLMGLDPNLAIMMSGVATIIFLLATRGRVPSYLGCSLAFVGVAAAIRAGGGDSAVVTGAVFVVGVALFLAGLAVQRFGARIIHAAMPPVVTGAVVMLIGFNLAPVTASTYWPQDQWTALLTMLVTGLAVVCLRGFWSRIAIFLGLVFGYALSWILDLVFGKIHSTAGGPEKIDHWRLDLSGVSEADWIGLPSFHAPAFEWSAILIALPVVIALIAENAGHIKAVGEMTGDPLDDKLGTAIAADGAASMLSTAVGGPPNTTYSENIGVMAATRVYSTAAYWAAAGFALLFGLCPKFGAVVAAIPGGVLGGITVILYGMIGLLGAQIWISGRVDLRNPLNLVPAAAGIIIGIGGVTLNITDSFELGGIALGTVVVITGYHTLRYFAPAHMKRDEPPLDSGASDYDGPEGGDGPGDKRG
- a CDS encoding DUF5995 family protein yields the protein MEAVLARMRALDERLPAQDGVAVFNRVYLTVTQTLHERLARGAFPAPRRAQALSVCFAERYLAAVEAERAPACWRPLLQYRRHPGIRPLQHALAGINAHIGHDLALAVVATCRHLGCEPAALEGDFDRVGDTLVSLEEQIREDLMPGPDLLEIADPLTHLVGSWSLERARAGAWSAARLLWTLRRVPELAEEFTDSLDAGVGLVGRCLLTPRG
- a CDS encoding MFS transporter: MTGETDLSPARLRHARFAIAAVFCAHGAVTGSFATRIPWIQDHAQLSAGTLGLALAFPALGAALAMPLAGRINHRFGARAALRGLLSMWTLSLILPSLAPNLVTLCLALFVYGASAGMADVAMNALGVETENRMGRSIMSSLHGMWSVGALVGSAAGTLAAHTGADARLHHLIAALALTAAGLIAVRGVLDLRSAENAEAPPGFALPPRSALLIGAIGFCAVFAEGASLDWSAVYLRDVLHTDAGLAAASTTAFALTMAVARLVGDRVVDRFGAVRTVRVGGVLATLGGVLVVTVRHPAAALTGFGLIGLGIAVVVPLAFAAAARSGPAPTQAIAGVATITYTSGLIAPSAIGAVADATSLVVSFGLVTLLAFALVVGAAVLRPKPAAGKVAATNRDETTGIQP
- a CDS encoding ROK family transcriptional regulator; the protein is MGAVTPAKALTAAAPSPASPSTARAINDRLALGLLQSEGPLTATQLKHLTGLSRPSVADLVERLAEAGLIEVVGESGEQKRGPNARLYGIVARRAHLAALDVRTDSATAVVTDLLGLPLAEVSLPVDAVEEAVDRLAALTREVGADPLHTVVVGAPGLVSPDSGQLGDTLRLPSWHRDLVAALRRRLPAKVVVENETNLAALAEQRIGAARDVDSFVLLWLGAGVGAAVVLDGRLRRGASGGAGEIGFLPVPGTAALPSDTDCGGGFHALAGRRAVTALAVEHGFRGPAEEAVAGAAGEAFLDALAERLAIGAAAVAAVLDPGCVVLAGELGHAGGPALAARVAARLGTLTPVTTEVRATVLGGAAVLAGARLAAREEAQAVLFGG
- a CDS encoding chitinase C-terminal domain-containing protein, with the protein product MPSPTRTRAMLLASGAAIAGLLVGGLSAGVSHAADNETCRPDGLYKTAGVDVPYCSVYDSEGREKMGADHQRRVIGYFTGWRTGKDGTPAYLANNIPWSKVTHLNYAFAHVGGDNKISVGADNANNAATGMTWPGVAGAEMDPALPYKGHFNQLTKFKKQYPNVKTLISVGGWAETGGYFGDDGNRVASGGFYSMATNADGSVNQAGIDTFANSSVEFIRKYGFNGVDIDYEYPTTMKDAGNPLDWQLSNARRAGLVKGYAALMKSLREKLDRAGATDGRHYLLTVAAPSSGYLLRGMETFQMQKYLDYVNIMSYDLHGAWNEYVGPNASLFDDGKDAELAAANVYGSSQYGGVGYLNTDWAYHYFRGSMPAGRINIGLPYYTRGHKNVQGGTDGLWGKASATTCPAGAGLTKCGDGAVGIDNLWHDKDTNGVESPAGSNPMWHAKNLEKGIVGDYVTRYGFPANTTLTGTYVRKYDAKLVAPWLWNAQKKVFLSTEDEQSVAAKADYVVDRGIGGTMVWEMAGDYAWNAAKGQYEMGDTLTSLMYDKFKAASPYGASKSNTALPKKAVDVATEFTEFKLGDSNYPITPKIKITNNTRTTLPGGTEFQFDYATSAPNNASDQSGFGTKVISSDHTGSNVGGLKGDFHRVSLKLPAWQTLAPGASVDLAFNYYLPVSTPSNWTVNISGTTYALAGDLARGTTVVEPGTTTPPTTPPTTPPTTPPTTPPTTPPTTPPGGTCTNPAYVAGQVYNSGNVVSHKGRNWKAGWWTQNEEPGTTGDWGVWKDQGAC
- the ribD gene encoding bifunctional diaminohydroxyphosphoribosylaminopyrimidine deaminase/5-amino-6-(5-phosphoribosylamino)uracil reductase RibD, which gives rise to MRRAIELAARGLGSTSPNPVVGCVVTDATGSVVGEGWHERAGGPHAEVHALRAAGAAARGGTAYVTLEPCNHTGRTGPCAQALVDAGVTRVLYAVPDPTPQAGGGSATLREAGITAEAGLLADEAEDGNAAWLTSVRLGRPHVLWKYAATLDGRVAAADGTSRWISSAESRADVHRLRAEVDAVVVGAGTLRADDPHLAVRGPAARALAGRPLRVVLDTHARIRPGARVLDDAAPTLLAVGEDADTRHLPGVDVVRLPGDARGLSVESLLAELYRRGTRSVLLEGGPTLAGAFVAAGAVDKVVGYLAPVLLGAGPNALADAGVATLTDALRLRITDTTRIGTDIRVTAVPEAVPTAPKEH
- a CDS encoding SDR family oxidoreductase, translated to MNTIVVTGGTGNLGSFVVTRLLAAGHDVRVLSRHAPDHPVDLTDGSGLDAALRGAEVVVHCASSPRGGDDVAAGNLVEAARRAGTVTNIVYVSIVGVDVVPLGYYVTKLKVERLLEASGLGVTILRATQFHDLVAQVVGAAAKLPVMPLPKGVRVQPIAVEEVADRLAELAVPVPAGRVDDMGGPEIRSLPDLARAYLKATGRRRRIVALPLAGRAYAGFRRGGNLAPSHAVGRGTFAEFLARR
- the sigJ gene encoding RNA polymerase sigma factor SigJ, producing the protein MITDNAATGADFEEHRPRMFGIAYRMLGSAHEAEDVVQDAWLRWNGADRDPIAPPGAWLAKTVTRLCLNRLTSARARREEYVGPWLPEPVLTGDGTLGPLDSAERRDGVSMAPLVLLERLTPKERAVYVLREAFGYGHREIAGLLDVTEVNSRQLHRRAAERVDAPRPRFQPDPGQWRGLVETFMAAARDGDLARLENLLTTDVRYVSDGGGVVGAARRPILGRENVARFLVGALRKFVGEESVTFAEVNGAPALVFGEVAVFLPEFENGLVSGARVVVNPEKLGFLRRQLSHSGGLSGPGW